Proteins found in one Zea mays cultivar B73 chromosome 1, Zm-B73-REFERENCE-NAM-5.0, whole genome shotgun sequence genomic segment:
- the LOC100383543 gene encoding Pentatricopeptide repeat-containing protein At3g53700, chloroplastic-like — MAATSYLASFSRASPAPAAASACLCNVHAWPPALRPRPRRRRPRPAPLRVYAISDQDRLLTALREQADPEAALQMLNSALAREDFAPSRAVYEEIIQKLGTAGAFDLMEGLVREMRREGHEAGAGVVRSFVESYARLRRFDDAVDLVRNQLNTFGVQADTAVYNHLLNVLAEGSRMKLLESVYNEMTDRGIQPDVVTLNTLIKALCRAHQVRTAVLMLEEMSSHAVAPDETTFTTLMQGFIEEGSIEAALRVKTKMMETGCSPTRVTVNVLINGYCKMGRVEDALGYIQKEIADGFEPDQVTYNTFVHCLCQNGHVSHALKVMDLMLQEGHDPDVFTYNTVINCLSKNGELDEAKGIVNQMVDRGCLPDTTTFNTLIVALCSQNRLEEALDLARELTVKGLSPDVYTFNILINALCKVGDPHLGIRLFEEMKSSGCAPDEVTYNILIDHLCSMGKLVNALDLLKEMESNGCPRSTVTYNTIIDALCKQMRIEEAEEVFDQMDAHGISRSAVTFNTLIDGLCKAKRIDDATELIEQMVKEGLQPSNITYNSILTHYCKQGDLKKAADILETMTANGFEIDVVTYGTLINGLCKAGRTQVALKLLRGMRIKGIRPTPKAYNPVIQSLFRRNNLRDALSLFREMTEVGEPPDALTYKIVFRGLCRGGGPIKEAFDFLVEMVNKGFMPEFSSFRMLAEGLLNLGMDDYLISAIELIIEKAKFRESDVSAIRGYLKIRKYYDALATFGRLLEINNPQWTYR, encoded by the coding sequence ATGGCCGCCACGTCGTACCTAGCTTCCTTCTCCCGCGCTTCGCCAGCACCAGCGGCGGCGTCTGCGTGCCTGTGCAATGTCCATGCCTGGCCACCCGCGCTGCGGCCTCGGCCTCGCCGGCGTCGTCCCCGTCCCGCGCCCCTCCGGGTTTACGCCATCTCCGACCAAGACCGGCTCCTCACCGCTCTGCGCGAGCAGGCGGACCCCGAGGCAGCGCTCCAGATGCTGAACTCGGCGCTCGCGCGGGAGGACTTCGCCCCCAGCCGCGCCGTGTACGAGGAGATCATCCAGAAGCTCGGCACGGCCGGCGCGTTCGACTTGATGGAGGGGCTTGTCCGGGAGATGCGGCGGGAAGGGCATGAGGCCGGGGCTGGCGTGGTGCGGTCTTTTGTCGAGAGCTACGCGCGGCTGCGGCGGTTCGACGATGCCGTGGACCTAGTTCGGAACCAGCTGAACACCTTCGGGGTTCAGGCGGACACGGCGGTGTACAACCACCTCCTCAATGTCCTTGCGGAGGGGAGCAGGATGAAGCTCCTGGAGTCGGTCTACAACGAGATGACTGATCGCGGGATTCAGCCTGATGTTGTGACACTCAACACGCTGATCAAGGCGCTGTGCCGGGCGCATCAGGTCAGGACCGCGGTCTTGATGCTGGAGGAGATGTCGAGCCATGCTGTGGCGCCTGATGAGACCACATTCACCACGTTGATGCAAGGATTTATTGAGGAGGGAAGCATTGAGGCGGCTCTGAGGGTGAAGACAAAGATGATGGAAACTGGATGCTCACCAACAAGGGTAACTGTCAATGTTCTGATTAATGGCTACTGCAAGATGGGAAGAGTGGAAGATGCGCTTGGCTACATACAGAAAGAGATTGCTGATGGATTTGAACCTGATCAGGTCACATATAATACTTTTGTTCATTGTTTGTGCCAAAACGGACATGTCAGCCATGCCTTGAAAGTCATGGATCTGATGCTTCAGGAGGGCCATGATCCTGATGTTTTCACCTACAATACTGTTATCAACTGCCTCAGTAAAAATGGAGAGCTTGATGAGGCCAAGGGAATTGTAAATCAGATGGTGGATAGGGGTTGTTTGCCTGACACCACAACGTTCAACACTCTCATTGTTGCTCTGTGCTCACAGAATCGACTTGAGGAAGCATTGGACCTTGCACGTGAGCTAACTGTGAAGGGACTTTCTCCAGATGTCTATACTTTCAATATTTTGATAAATGCCCTTTGCAAGGTAGGAGATCCTCATCTTGGCATTCGATTGTTTGAGGAGATGAAGAGCAGTGGATGCGCTCCTGATGAAGTTACATACAACATTTTGATTGATCATCTTTGCTCAATGGGGAAGCTTGTAAATGCTTTGGATTTATTGAAGGAGATGGAATCCAATGGTTGCCCTCGGAGTACAGTGACATATAACACAATAATTGATGCATTATGCAAGCAAATGAGAATAGAAGAAGCTGAGGAGGTTTTTGATCAAATGGATGCACATGGTATTTCAAGGAGTGCTGTCACATTTAATACTCTTATTGATGGCTTGTGCAAGGCCAAGAGGATCGATGACGCAACAGAACTTATTGAGCAAATGGTGAAGGAAGGATTACAACCTAGTAATATCACTTATAATTCTATTCTAACACATTACTGCAAGCAGGGGGACCTCAAGAAGGCAGCTGATATTTTAGAAACTATGACAGCAAATGGATTTGAAATTGATGTTGTCACATATGGAACACTCATTAATGGTCTATGCAAGGCTGGTAGGACTCAGGTTGCTTTGAAGCTTTTAAGAGGCATGCGAATTAAAGGGATTAGACCTACTCCAAAAGCTTACAACCCGGTGATACAGTCTTTGTTTAGACGGAATAATTTAAGAGATGCTCTTAGTCTTTTCAGGGAGATGACTGAGGTGGGTGAGCCTCCTGATGCCCTCACATATAAGATTGTTTTCCGTGGTCTGTGTCGTGGTGGAGGGCCTATCAAAGAAGCTTTTGATTTCTTGGTGGAGATGGTGAATAAGGGTTTCATGCCTGAGTTTTCATCCTTTCGAATGCTAGCTGAAGGTCTATTGAATCTGGGCATGGATGATTATCTTATTAGTGCTATTGAACTAATTATAGAGAAGGCCAAATTCAGAGAATCTGATGTTTCTGCTATAAGAGGATATCTCAAGATCCGCAAGTATTATGATGCATTAGCAACTTTCGGCCGTCTCCTAGAGATAAACAACCCTCAGTGGACGTATCGTTGA